In Nocardioides marinus, one DNA window encodes the following:
- a CDS encoding maleylpyruvate isomerase family mycothiol-dependent enzyme — translation MTDTTDLTAVHAAIDALYDATQRLVRSVDTMTDDTWHGDSLLPGWTRAHLVAHLTLNAEGLAGSLEGLRQGRGVPMYPSAEARDHDIEELSGAAVPVVRDRLLGSVSRFADAVAAMDDQEWSRRIDRVPGGPTFRAAAVPAMRWREVEIHHVDLAVGYGHQDWPHAFAEATVDSMAARLADLSPGFRLLLTDAGRERDVGNVAPDAPVVRGSAADTARWLSGRGDGTGMSSEGGDLPQIGAW, via the coding sequence GTGACCGACACCACGGACCTCACCGCCGTCCACGCCGCGATCGACGCCCTGTACGACGCGACGCAGCGGCTGGTCCGGTCCGTCGACACCATGACCGACGACACCTGGCACGGGGACAGCCTCCTCCCCGGCTGGACCAGGGCGCACCTCGTCGCCCACCTGACCCTGAACGCGGAGGGTCTCGCCGGGTCGCTCGAGGGACTGCGCCAGGGCCGCGGCGTCCCGATGTACCCCTCCGCGGAGGCCCGGGACCACGACATCGAGGAGCTGTCGGGCGCCGCGGTCCCGGTCGTGCGGGACCGCCTGCTCGGCTCGGTCAGTCGCTTCGCCGACGCCGTGGCGGCCATGGACGACCAGGAGTGGTCGCGACGGATCGACCGGGTGCCCGGGGGTCCCACGTTCCGCGCGGCAGCCGTGCCCGCCATGCGCTGGCGTGAGGTCGAGATCCACCACGTGGACCTGGCCGTCGGCTACGGCCACCAGGACTGGCCCCACGCCTTCGCCGAGGCGACGGTGGACTCCATGGCCGCCCGCCTGGCCGACCTCTCCCCCGGGTTCCGCCTGCTGCTCACCGACGCCGGGCGCGAGCGCGATGTCGGTAACGTCGCGCCCGACGCCCCCGTGGTGCGGGGCTCCGCGGCCGACACGGCACGGTGGCTCAGCGGTCGTGGGGACGGGACCGGCATGAGCAGCGAGGGCGGCGACCTGCCGCAGATCGGAGCATGGTGA
- the uvrA gene encoding excinuclease ABC subunit UvrA, translating to MADQLIIRGAREHNLKDVSIDLPRDSLIVFTGLSGSGKSSLAFDTIFAEGQRRYVESLSAYARQFLGQMDKPDVDFIEGLSPAVSIDQKSTSRNPRSTVGTITEVYDYLRLLYARAGRPHCPTCGAKIERQTPQQIVDRVLTLEEGRRFQVLAPVIRGRKGEYVELFAQLQTQGFSRVRVDGETHSLDQPPTLDKKLKHTIEVVVDRLAVKESAKRRLTDSVETALTLSGGLVVLDFVDLPEDDEHREMRFSEKMACPNEHTIDVDELEPRSFSFNSPYGACPACTGLGTRMEVDPELVVPNPSATLGEGAIQPWSHAHISDYFLRLLGALGDEVGFDLNTPWEDLSAKAQRSILDGHGSKVHVVTRNRYGRERAYYADFEGVRGYVERRHREAESDTSRERFESFMREVPCPTCKGSRLKAVSQSVTLQSGTGEQRGIAEVCALPINESAAFLADLEMTARERQIGERVLKEIHERLQFLLDVGLDYLSLDRASGSLSGGEAQRIRLATQIGAGLVGVLYVLDEPSIGLHQRDNHRLIETLLRLKDLGNTLIVVEHDEDTIKVADWVVDIGPGAGEHGGQVVHSGTVEDLLAHPDSLTGQYLSGRREIPVPAKRRPRTEGRELTVLGAREHNLRDVDVTFPLGLFVAVTGVSGSGKSTLVNDILYTSLAKQLYNARTLPGRHKAITGLEHVDKVIHVDQSPIGRTPRSNPATYTGVFDHVRKLFAATPEAKMRGYLQGRFSFNVKGGRCEACAGDGTIKIEMNFLPDVYVPCEVCHGARYNRETLEVHYKGKTIAEVLDMPIEEAVEFFAAVPAINRHLKTLVEVGLGYVRLGQPATTLSGGEAQRVKLSAELQKRSTGRTVYVLDEPTTGLHFEDIRKLLLVLGRLVDAGNTVLVIEHNLDVIKTADWLVDMGPEGGSRGGMVVAEGTPEAVAADPDSHTGRFLAPLLEGKEAEQPEGLLAASAAPAQVRATRRQAAQRTANERAAAKRTATKKASAAKKPAAKRTVKKS from the coding sequence GTGGCCGACCAGCTGATCATCCGCGGGGCGCGCGAGCACAACCTCAAGGACGTCTCGATCGACCTGCCGCGCGACTCGCTCATCGTGTTCACCGGGCTCTCCGGCAGCGGCAAGTCCTCCCTGGCCTTCGACACGATCTTCGCCGAGGGGCAGCGTCGCTACGTCGAGTCGCTCTCGGCCTACGCGCGGCAGTTCCTCGGCCAGATGGACAAGCCCGACGTCGACTTCATCGAGGGCCTCTCCCCGGCGGTCTCGATCGACCAGAAGTCCACCTCGCGCAACCCGCGCTCGACGGTCGGCACGATCACCGAGGTCTACGACTACCTGCGCCTGCTCTACGCGCGCGCCGGCCGGCCGCACTGCCCCACCTGCGGCGCCAAGATCGAGCGGCAGACCCCGCAGCAGATCGTCGACCGTGTCCTGACGCTGGAGGAGGGGCGCCGCTTCCAGGTCCTCGCTCCGGTGATCCGCGGCCGCAAGGGCGAGTACGTCGAGCTCTTCGCCCAGCTCCAGACCCAGGGCTTCTCGCGCGTGCGCGTCGACGGGGAGACCCACTCCCTGGACCAGCCGCCGACCCTGGACAAGAAGCTCAAGCACACCATCGAGGTCGTGGTCGACCGGCTCGCGGTCAAGGAGTCGGCCAAGCGCCGGCTCACCGACTCGGTCGAGACCGCGCTGACGCTCTCCGGCGGCCTGGTCGTCCTCGACTTCGTCGACCTCCCCGAGGACGACGAGCACCGCGAGATGCGGTTCAGCGAGAAGATGGCGTGCCCCAACGAGCACACCATCGACGTCGACGAGCTCGAGCCGCGCTCTTTCTCCTTCAACTCCCCGTACGGCGCCTGCCCGGCCTGCACCGGCCTCGGCACCCGGATGGAGGTCGACCCCGAGCTGGTCGTCCCCAACCCCTCGGCCACGCTCGGCGAGGGCGCGATCCAACCGTGGTCCCACGCCCACATCAGCGACTACTTCCTGCGCCTGCTCGGCGCACTGGGCGACGAGGTCGGCTTCGACCTCAACACCCCGTGGGAGGACCTGTCGGCGAAGGCGCAGCGCTCGATCCTCGACGGTCACGGCAGCAAGGTGCACGTCGTCACCCGCAACCGCTACGGGCGCGAGCGCGCCTACTACGCCGACTTCGAGGGCGTGCGCGGCTACGTGGAGCGCCGCCACCGCGAGGCCGAGTCCGACACCAGCCGCGAGCGGTTCGAGTCGTTCATGCGCGAAGTGCCCTGCCCCACGTGCAAGGGCTCGCGGCTCAAGGCGGTCTCGCAATCGGTCACCCTCCAGTCCGGCACGGGCGAGCAGCGCGGCATCGCCGAGGTCTGCGCCCTGCCCATCAACGAGTCCGCGGCCTTCCTCGCGGACCTGGAGATGACCGCCCGCGAGCGCCAGATCGGCGAGCGGGTGCTCAAGGAGATCCACGAGCGGCTGCAGTTCCTGCTCGACGTGGGCCTGGACTACCTCTCCCTCGACCGGGCCTCCGGCTCGCTGTCCGGCGGCGAGGCGCAGCGCATCCGGCTGGCGACCCAGATCGGTGCCGGTCTCGTGGGCGTGCTCTACGTCCTCGACGAGCCGTCGATCGGTCTGCACCAGCGCGACAACCACCGGCTCATCGAGACGCTGCTGCGGCTCAAGGACCTCGGCAACACCCTCATCGTCGTCGAGCACGACGAGGACACCATCAAGGTGGCCGACTGGGTCGTCGACATCGGTCCGGGCGCCGGCGAGCACGGCGGCCAGGTCGTCCACAGCGGCACCGTCGAGGACCTGCTGGCCCACCCCGACTCCCTGACCGGTCAGTACCTCTCCGGACGCCGTGAGATCCCCGTCCCGGCCAAGCGTCGCCCCCGCACCGAGGGTCGGGAGCTGACGGTGCTCGGGGCGCGCGAGCACAACCTGCGCGACGTCGACGTCACGTTCCCGCTGGGGCTCTTCGTCGCCGTCACCGGTGTCTCCGGCTCGGGCAAGTCGACGCTGGTCAACGACATCCTCTACACCTCGCTGGCCAAGCAGCTCTACAACGCCCGCACCCTGCCCGGGCGCCACAAGGCGATCACCGGTCTCGAGCACGTCGACAAGGTGATCCACGTCGACCAGTCGCCGATCGGGCGCACCCCGCGCTCCAACCCCGCGACGTACACCGGCGTCTTCGACCACGTGCGCAAGCTCTTCGCGGCCACGCCCGAGGCCAAGATGCGCGGCTACCTCCAGGGCCGGTTCTCGTTCAACGTCAAGGGCGGGCGCTGCGAGGCGTGCGCCGGCGACGGCACGATCAAGATCGAGATGAACTTCCTGCCCGACGTCTACGTCCCCTGCGAGGTCTGCCACGGTGCGCGCTACAACCGCGAGACGCTCGAGGTCCACTACAAGGGCAAGACCATCGCCGAGGTCCTCGACATGCCGATCGAGGAGGCGGTGGAGTTCTTCGCCGCGGTGCCGGCGATCAATCGCCACCTCAAGACCCTCGTCGAGGTCGGCCTCGGGTACGTCCGGCTCGGGCAGCCCGCGACCACCCTGTCCGGCGGCGAGGCCCAGCGCGTGAAGCTGTCGGCCGAGCTGCAGAAGCGCTCCACCGGCCGCACCGTCTACGTCCTCGACGAGCCGACGACCGGTCTGCACTTCGAGGACATCCGCAAGCTGCTGCTGGTGCTGGGTCGTCTGGTGGATGCCGGCAACACCGTGCTGGTCATCGAGCACAACCTCGACGTCATCAAGACCGCCGACTGGTTGGTCGACATGGGGCCCGAGGGTGGCTCGCGAGGCGGCATGGTCGTCGCCGAGGGCACTCCGGAGGCGGTCGCGGCCGACCCCGACAGCCACACCGGCCGCTTCCTCGCCCCGCTGCTGGAGGGCAAGGAGGCCGAGCAGCCCGAGGGCCTGCTGGCCGCCTCGGCCGCCCCCGCGCAGGTGCGTGCCACCCGTCGGCAGGCGGCGCAGCGCACCGCCAACGAGCGTGCCGCCGCCAAGCGGACCGCGACGAAGAAGGCGTCCGCCGCGAAGAAGCCCGCTGCCAAGCGGACGGTGAAGAAGTCCTGA